In Brassica rapa cultivar Chiifu-401-42 chromosome A06, CAAS_Brap_v3.01, whole genome shotgun sequence, a single window of DNA contains:
- the LOC103872179 gene encoding pectin acetylesterase 1 — translation MDAFSLCWSLAGLALVGIFTNGVTGFDEMDLFNGFNDTSVYEKQENGANVLMVGLTLVQAASAKGAVCLDGSVPGYHLYPGYGSGANNWFIHLQGGAWCDSVKFCQYRKRSSYGSSTLMEKVLAFTGILSNKASENPDFYHWDKVKVRYCDGAFFSGDSENKAAQLQFRGKRIFLAVMEDFDGKGNASSKAGSFVSFFIPK, via the exons ATGGATGCGTTTTCGTTGTGTTGGAGTCTCGCAGGACTTGCTCTCGTAGGCATTTTTACAAATGGGGTAACGGGTTTTGATGAAATGGACTTGTTCAACGGATTCAACGACACAAGTGTTTATGAGAAACAAGAAAATGGTGCAAATGTTCTGATGGTAGGACTCACTCTTGTTCAAGCCGCTTCTGCCAAAGGAGCCG TGTGTCTGGATGGGTCAGTGCCTGGATATCATTTGTATCCTGGGTACGGTTCAGGAGCAAACAACTGGTTCATTCACTTGCAG GGTGGTGCGTGGTGTGACAGCGTGAAATTTTGTCAGTACCGTAAAAGAAGTAGTTACGGATCGTCCACATTAATGGAGAAAGTGTTAGCATTTACGGGAATACTAAGCAATAAAGCCTCTGAAAATCCAG ACTTTTATCACTGGGATAAAGTTAAAGTACGGTATTGTGATGGTGCATTCTTTAGTGGTGACAGCGAAAACAAG GCCGCACAACTTCAGTTTAGAGGAAAGCGTATATTTTTAGCTGTCATGGAAGATTTTGATGGCAAAGGGAATGCGTCAAGCAAAGCAG gTTCATTTGTATCTTTCTTTATCCCCAAGTAA
- the LOC103871727 gene encoding germin-like protein subfamily 2 member 1, producing MFLAFSLPRRKSHLLLQSLSPFINYHSQLFTVTPSTTINMASQTPFLSISISLALAAFLFFITVSADPDMLQDLCVADLSSGIKVNGFPCKDAANVTSLDFFSQGIANPGLTNNTFGALVTGANVMTIPGLNTLGVSLARIDYAPGGLNPPHTHPRATEVVYVLEGTLDVGFLTTANKLIAQSLKKGDVFAFPKGLVHFQKNNGRVPASVVAAFNSQLPGTQSLGATLFGSTPPVPDSVLAQAFQTSPGTVKHIKTKFQPKK from the exons ATGTTCCTTGCTTTTTCTCTCCCACGAAGAAAAAGTCATCTCCTTCTTCAATCTCTCTCCCCCTTTATAAACTATCATTCTCAACTGTTTACAGTCACACCATCAACAACAATCAACATGGCTTCTCAAACTCCATTTCTCTCCATCTCCATCTCCCTCGCCCTCGCCGCCTTTCTCTTCTTCATTACAGTCTCCGCAGATCCCGACATGCTCCAAGACCTCTGTGTCGCTGATCTCTCCTCCG GAATCAAAGTCAACGGCTTCCCTTGCAAAGACGCAGCCAACGTCACATCGCTCGATTTCTTCTCGCAAGGAATAGCGAATCCAGGCCTCACCAACAACACGTTCGGTGCCTTGGTCACAGGCGCGAACGTGATGACCATCCCTGGACTCAACACGCTCGGCGTCTCCCTCGCTCGCATCGACTACGCTCCAGGCGGCTTAAACCCGCCTCACACTCACCCGCGCGCCACCGAAGTCGTCTACGTCCTCGAAGGAACACTCGACGTCGGGTTCCTCACGACGGCCAACAAGCTCATCGCTCAGTCTCTCAAGAAAGGTGACGTCTTTGCTTTCCCCAAAGGACTTGTTCATTTCCAGAAGAACAATGGTCGTGTCCCTGCTTCTGTTGTAGCTGCTTTTAATAGCCAGCTTCCTGGGACTCAGTCTCTTGGTGCTACTTTGTTCGGTTCTACGCCTCCTGTTCCTGATAGTGTCTTGGCTCAAGCGTTTCAGACGTCTCCGGGGACTGTTAAACACATCAAAACCAAGTTCCAACCCAAGAAGTGA